One genomic segment of Lampris incognitus isolate fLamInc1 chromosome 2, fLamInc1.hap2, whole genome shotgun sequence includes these proteins:
- the ptges3a gene encoding prostaglandin E synthase 3 isoform X1, which yields MQPATAKWYDRRDSVFVEFCVEDSKDVQVKFDKSKIIFSCVSGTDNIKHKNELDLFEEIDPKDSKHRRTDRSVLCCLRKAEAGKSWPRLTKDKTKLTWLSVDFNNWKDWEDDSDEDLSSFDRFSEMMNSMGGDDLPDLDGADDEHDSADSDDEKMPDLE from the exons GCAGCCTGCAACTGCTAAGTGGTACGACAGACGGGACTCCGTTTTTGTAGAGTTCTGCgtggaggacagtaaagatgTGCAAGTAAAATTTGACAAGTCTAAAATCATTTTCAG TTGTGTTAGTGGGACAGATAATATTAAACACAAAAATGAACTGGACCTCTTCGAGGAGATTGACCCCAAA GACTCCAAGCACAGACGCACTGACAGGTCTGTGCTTTGTTGTTTACGAAAAGCAGAGGCTGGGAAGTCGTGGCCACGGCTAACCAAAGATAAGacaaag TTAACCTGGCTCAGTGTGGACTTCAATAACTGGAAAGACTGGGAAGATGACTCGGATGAAGACCTGTCAAGTTTTGACAGATTTTCAGAG ATGATGAACAGCATGGGAGGGGATGATTTACCAGATCTGGATGGTGCAGATGATGAA CATGACTCTGCTGACAGCGATGATGAAA AAATGCCAGACCTTGAGTAA
- the ptges3a gene encoding prostaglandin E synthase 3 isoform X2, with the protein MQPATAKWYDRRDSVFVEFCVEDSKDVQVKFDKSKIIFSCVSGTDNIKHKNELDLFEEIDPKDSKHRRTDRSVLCCLRKAEAGKSWPRLTKDKTKMMNSMGGDDLPDLDGADDEHDSADSDDEKMPDLE; encoded by the exons GCAGCCTGCAACTGCTAAGTGGTACGACAGACGGGACTCCGTTTTTGTAGAGTTCTGCgtggaggacagtaaagatgTGCAAGTAAAATTTGACAAGTCTAAAATCATTTTCAG TTGTGTTAGTGGGACAGATAATATTAAACACAAAAATGAACTGGACCTCTTCGAGGAGATTGACCCCAAA GACTCCAAGCACAGACGCACTGACAGGTCTGTGCTTTGTTGTTTACGAAAAGCAGAGGCTGGGAAGTCGTGGCCACGGCTAACCAAAGATAAGacaaag ATGATGAACAGCATGGGAGGGGATGATTTACCAGATCTGGATGGTGCAGATGATGAA CATGACTCTGCTGACAGCGATGATGAAA AAATGCCAGACCTTGAGTAA